The Rhea pennata isolate bPtePen1 chromosome 34 unlocalized genomic scaffold, bPtePen1.pri SUPER_34_unloc_4, whole genome shotgun sequence genomic interval GGCGTCCCCgtcgccgggccgggcccgggccaCCGCCGCCAGGTCGTCGGCGGCCGCCTCCAGGTCGCCCAAGGCCGCGGCCGCCAGCCCGCGGCGGTAGCGAGCCTTGAGGTGGCCGGGCCGCAGGGCCAGCGCCTTGGCGCAGTTgtcggccgccggcgccggcagGCCCAGGCGCAGCTGGCACAGCGCCAGGTTGGCGTGCAGGTCCGCCTTGAGGCCGGCCCGCTCCGGGGCCAGCGGCGGCCGTCCCGCGCCGGCCACCGCCAGCCGCAGCGCGGCCCCGTActgccggggccgccgccgccaccgccccggCGCCGAAgagccgcccggcgcgggcCTTGCGGGCCAGCCCGCCGCCCAGAGCTCGCCCGGCGGCTGCTCCCAGGGCTCGGGCGCCGGGGCGAAGGCGGCCAGGcgcagccccacggcggccgccgcggcggccggccgcAGCCGGgcccgctcgcccgccgccATCGTCTCCAGGCAGGCGTCGACGGCGGCCGCCCAGGCGCCCTCGGCGGTGCCCAGGCGCAGGGCGACCCAgcggccggccgccgccgccggtgccgTCGCCGCCGGCGCCTCCAGCAGCACCCGGCAGCGGGatcccggccccggccgcgccaggccccggccccggcgcagcaCCTGCTTGGAGAAGGCGCCGTCAGGGCTCCGCCACCAGCCGCCGGCCTCGTCCCGGCCGTCCTCGGCATCGtccccctcctcctcatcctcctcctcggcGCCGACGTCGTCCTCGGGCTCCTCGCAGGGCTCCCGCAGCCAGGCCGCCTCGTTGGCCAGGTCCCAGGGCCCCAAGGCCGCCCCAGCAgggcgccgcctcccgccggcccccgggACCGCTCTGGGAGACCCGTCGCCTCCTTGGATGGTGCCTGGAGGCTGGAAGTGTCATTGGATGGTTCCTGGACGCCTAAAGCATCGGTCGATGGTTCCCGCAGCTCCGTGGTCTCCTTGGGTGGTTTCTGGAGGCCTAAAGCATCGGTCGATGGTTCCCGCAGCTCGTGGTCTCCTTGGGTGGTTTCTGGAGGCCTAAAGCATCGGTCGATGGTTCCTGCGGCTCCGTGGTCTCCTTGGGTGGTTTCTGGAGGCCTAAAGCATCGGTCGATGGTTCCCGCAGCTCCGTGGTCTCCTTGGATGGTTCCTGGAGGCCTAAAGCATCGTTTGATGGTTCCTGGAGACTAGAAGTGTCATTTGATGGTTCCTGGGGACCTAAAGCATCGTTCAATGGTTCTTGGAGCTCTGTGGTCTCCTTGCATGGCCCCTGGAGGCCTAAAGCACCATTAGATGGTTCTTGGAGGCCTGTGGCCCCACTGGATGGTCCCTGGAGACCTCCGGCCCCATTGGATGATTCCTGGGCCCCGAAGCACTATTAGATGTTTCCTGGAGGCCTGTGGCCCCATTGGATGGTCCCTGGAGACCCTGGCCCCACTGGATGGTTCCTGGAGACCTCCGGCCCCATTGGATGGTTCCTGGAGCCCCGAAGCACCATTAGATGTTTCCTGGAGGCCTGTGGCCCCATTGGACGGCTCCTGGAGACCCCTGGCCCCACTGGATGGTTCCTGGAGACCTCCGGCCCCATTGGATGGTTCCTGGAGGCCTGTGGCCCCATTGGACGGCTCCTGGAGACCTCTGGCCCCACTGGTGGGCTGCCGGCGCCCTGCGCGCCCACGGGCCGGGCCCCGGAGCGCCCCGGCCTCCTTGggaggctcctgcagccctCTCTCCTCATTGGCTGAGACCCGGCCCTCTGCGGGCCCATTGGACGAGCCCTTCGCGGTCTGCTGCGGCCTCAGCTCCTTATTGGCTGAGCCCAGGGTTCCCCTTCCCTCATTGGACTGACCTCCGTCAGCTTCCTGCTCATTGGCCAGATCCAAGCTCGGTGCGCTCCCATTGGCTGGCTCCTGGCCTCCTTGCTGAGGGGCCCTGCCGGCGCCTCGAGCCTCATTGGCCGCCCCCGGGGATGCTGCCTTCCCATTGGCTGGCCGCGCCCCGTCCATTCCCGCCTCTGCCAATGGCGACGCGCCGGCGCTGGTGGCAGCCTATAAGAGAGCAGAGGGCGGGTCTGGGTCaggggggggcccaggcgtccgggaggggcctcccccctcccccaacagggacccaggcgtccggggccccctcacccccccacccccaccccgggggggggcccaggcgtccgggccgcccctcctcctcccccccccctcgctCCCGCTGCCCACCTGGCCGACGACCCAGGCGCCCGAGCGCCCCGCCTTCTCTGACGTCACATCCGGTCCCGCCCCCCCCGCCTACTGGGCCGCAGAGCCAGCGCGGTTCCCATGGAAACGCCCCTTGTTCCATAGAAGGGGAGGGGCGCGGTCTGCGCATGCGCGGGGGTCGCGCGGCACCGCCCACTTCCGCCTCGTGCGGCGGtttgggagggggggggggggggcagggaaggCCGGAAGCGGAAGCCGCGCGCCCATTGGCCGGGGCGGGCGAGGCGCGGATtggccggcgcggcgcggaggaggCACGCCATTGGGCGGGGCGGcggaagggggcggggcggcgggaagATGGCGGCGCTGGCGCcggagctgctggtgctgagcGACGCGGGCCGGTTCCGGGCCGACAACCTGCTGGGCAGCGAGGACTGGGGTgagccgggggcggggccgggggcggggcctgagccggaggggcggggcctgggccggcggggcggggcctgggccgccggcggcggcgcggggaggggcgggcggagcccccgggcggcgggggcgtgGCCTGCCGGAGGGAGGGCGTGGCCAGCCCGAGGGGGGGCGTGGCCAGCCagagggggcgtggccagccGGAGGGGGGCGTGGCCTGCCGACGGGAGGGCGTGGCTTTTGGGGGCGTGGTCGCGTGGTGGTGCGCCGGGGGGGGGTGGGCGTGTCAAGGCTCGCCTGGGGGGCGGGGCTAGGTCTGGAGGGGGCGTGGCCACCCCGTTGTGGGCGTGGCTTCGCCCCCTCACTtgctctgcccccccccccccttagaTGCCGCCCTCTACGGTTGCCTTGACGACGAGGTGGAGCCCGCCCACCTCTTCCCCTCCCTGGAGCCCGACCCCATGGtgagccccgccccctccgcggcaggccacgccccctcctAGGGGGGgtgccggccccgccccctaacccttcccccccccgccccgccccagtTCGATGGCGCCTTCGAGCTGGGCGAAGCCGCGACCCCCCCGGACCCGCCGTGGGCCCAGCCGCCCCCCAGCCTCTTCCCTGGTGAGTGGGGACGGGGGGCGTgaggggggctgggggcagagggggggccctggggggcaGGAATGGGGCCCTGGGGGGCAGacggggggctctggggggcaGGAATGGGGCTCTGGGGGGCAGGAATGGGCCCCTGGGGGTAgaggggggccctggggggcaGGAATGGGGCTCTGGGGGGCAGGAATGGGGCTCTAGGGGGCAGGAATGGGGTTCTGGGGGGCAGGAATGGGGCTCTGGGGGGCAGGAATGGGGTtctggggggcagaggggggccctggggggcaGGAACGGGGCCCTGGGGGGCAGacggggggctctggggggcaGGAATGGGGCTCTGGGGGGCAGGAATGGGGTTCTGGGGGACAGAGAGGTGCCCTGGGGGCAGGAATGGGGCtctggggggcagaggggggctctggggggcaGGAATGGGGTTCTGGGGGGCAGGAATGGGGCtctggggggcagaggggggcCCTGGAGGGCAGGAATGGGGTcctatggggcaggggggagccCTGGGGGGCAGAAATGGGGCtctggggggcagaggggggctctggggggcaGGAATGGGGTcctatggggcaggggggagccCTGGGGGGCAGAAATGGGGCtctggggggcagaggggggccctggggggcaGGAATGGGGTcctatggggcaggggggagccCTGGGGGGCAGGAATGGGGCcctggggggcagagggggacCCTGAGGGTGGGCTGTAGGGAGGGGCCTGGGGGCATACAGGGGTGCTGGGGCCACGcagagggtgctggggggcaggggaggggtTGGGGGGCAGCGTGGGGGGCTGGGGCCGTCCGCGCGGCCttggggggcagaggggggtGCTGAGGGGCGCtctggggtgctggggggcaggggcaggtctgggggggggggcggggtgctgggggggcGGTAACGGGGTCGGGGGGTTAAACTGTGCTGGGGGGGATCTGGGGTGCCGGGGGGCAGGgcaacgggggggggggggttgggggggcggcggggggggcaTTTTGGGGCGCCGGAGGGATATTTTGGGACCCCGGGGGGGGGTAATTTGTGACCCCCGGGGGGGTATTTTGGGATCCCAGGGGGGTATTTTGGGACCCCAGGGGGAGGTATTTGGGGGCGCCGGAGGTGCATTTTGGGGCGCCGGGGGGGGTATTTTGGGGTGCTGGAGGTGTATTTTTGGGCACTGGGGGGCATTTTGGGGCGCCAGGGGGGTATTTTGGGACCTCGGGGAGGCATTTTGGTACCCTGGGGGGTATTTGGGGGCGCTGGAGGTGTATTTTTCGGGCACTGGGGGGTATTTTGGGACCCCGGAGGTGCATTTTGGGGCACCAGGGGGGTATTTTGGGACCCTGGAGGTGCATTTTGGGGCACTGGGGGGCATTTTGGGACCCCAGGGGGTATTTGGGGGCGCTGGAGGTGTATTTTTGGGCACTGGGGGGTATTTGGGGACCCCGGGGGGTATTTTGGGGCCCCGGAGGTGCATTTGGGGCACTGGGGGGTATTTTGGGACCCCAGAGGTGCATTTTGGGGCACCGGGGGGCATTTTGGGACCCCATGGGGTATTTTGGGGTGCCGGAGGTGTATTTTCGGGCACTGGGGGGTATTTTGGGACCCTGGAGGTGCATTTTGGGACCCCGGAGGTGCATTTTGGGGCACCGGGGGGCATTTTGGGACCCCAGGGGGTATTTGGGGGCGCTGGAGGTGTATTTTCGGGCACTGGGGGGTATTTGGGGACCCCGGAGGTGCATTTTTGGGCCCCGGGGGGCATTTTGGGACCCCCAGGGGGTATTTGGGGGCGCTGGAGGTGTATTTTCGGGCACTGGGGGGTATTTGGGGACCCCGGAGGTGCATTTTGGGGCTCCGGGGGGCGTTTTGGGACCCCACGGGGGTATTTGGGGGCGCTGGAGGTGTATTTTCGGGCACTGGGGGTATTTGGGGACCCCGGAGGTGCATTTTGGGGCACCGGGGGGCGTTTTGGGACCCCAGGGGGTATTTGGGGGCGCTGGAGGTGTATTTTCGGGCACTGGGGGGTATTTGGGGACCCCGGAGGTGCATTTTGGGGCACCGGGGGGCATTTTGGGACCCCAGGGGGTATTTGGGGGCGCTGGAGGTGTATTTTCGGGCACTGGGGGGTATTTGGGGACCCCGGAAGTGCATTTTGGGGCGCCGGGGGGCGTTTTGGGACCCCAGGGGGTATTTGGGGCGCTGGAGGTGTATTTTCGGGCACTGGGGGTATTTGGGGACCCCGGAGGTGCATTTTTGGGCCCCGGGGGGCATTTTGGGACCCCAGGGGTATTTGGGGGCGCTGGAGGTGTGTTTTCGGGCACTGGGGGGTATTTGGGGACCCCGGAGGTGCATTTTGGGGCACCGGGGGGCATTTTGGGACCCCATGGGGTATTTTGGGGTGCCGGAGGTGTATTTTGGGGCACTGGGGGGTATTTTGGGACCCTGGAGGTGCATTTTGGGGCACCGGAGGTGCATTTTGGGGCACCGGGGGGTATTTTGGGACCCCAGGGGGTATTTGGGTGTGCTGGAGGTGTATTTTCGGGCACTGGGGGGTATTTTGGGACCCCGGAGGTGCATTTTGGGACCCCGGAGGTGCATTTTTGGGCCCCGGGGGGCATTTTGGGACCCCAGGGGGTATTTGGGGGCGCTGGAGGTGTGTTTTCGGGCACTGGGGGGTATTTTGGGACCCCGGAGGTGCATTTTGGGGCACCGGGGGGCATTTTGGGACCCCATGGGGTATTTTGGGGTGCGGAGGTGTATTTTGGGGCACTGGGGGGTATTTTGGGACCCTGGAGGTGCATTTTGGGGCACCGGAGGTGCATTTTGG includes:
- the FKBPL gene encoding FK506-binding protein-like, coding for HFQPPGTIQGGDGSPRAVPGAGGRRRPAGAALGPWDLANEAAWLREPCEEPEDDVGAEEEDEEEGDDAEDGRDEAGGWWRSPDGAFSKQVLRRGRGLARPGPGSRCRVLLEAPAATAPAAAAGRWVALRLGTAEGAWAAAVDACLETMAAGERARLRPAAAAAAVGLRLAAFAPAPEPWEQPPGELWAAGWPARPAPGGSSAPGRWRRRPRQYGAALRLAVAGAGRPPLAPERAGLKADLHANLALCQLRLGLPAPAADNCAKALALRPGHLKARYRRGLAAAALGDLEAAADDLAAVARARPGDGDARRELQRVGRRARERDARLAQTPPAPLRLRR
- the LOC134154101 gene encoding secreted protein C-like, with amino-acid sequence MDGARPANGKAASPGAANEARGAGRAPQQGGQEPANGSAPSLDLANEQEADGGQSNEGRGTLGSANKELRPQQTAKGSSNGPAEGRVSANEERGLQEPPKEAGALRGPARGRAGRRQPTSGARGLQEPSNGATGLQEPSNGAGGLQEPSSGARGLQEPSNGATGLQETSNGASGLQEPSNGAGGLQGPSSGATGLQEPSNGALGLQGPCKETTELQEPLNDALGPQEPSNDTSSLQEPSNDALGLQEPSKETTELREPSTDALGLQKPPKETTEPQEPSTDALGLQKPPKETTSCGNHRPML